In Lysobacter firmicutimachus, one genomic interval encodes:
- the hppD gene encoding 4-hydroxyphenylpyruvate dioxygenase has protein sequence MNAQPNLGMQVTTFENPLGIDGFEFVEFAAPQGQGERLHDYFRRLGFSAVLRHKTRPITVYRQGGVNFLVNETPDSFASAFADAHGPCACGFAIRFQKPAQQVYDTVLGNGGEAVTERADTRAIDAPVVKGIGDCMLYLVDRYGAKGDPYADYEPIPGAEQNPVGFGLTFIDHLTHNLYFGNMQKWSDYYERLFNFREIRYFDIKGAKTGLVSKAMTAPDGIVRIPLNESSDPKSQINEYLDAYKGEGIQHIACFTDNIYDTVEAMRAQGVEFLDTPDTYFEVIDQRVPNHGEDVPRLAKNKILIDADPETHQRKLLQIFTQNAIGPIFFEIIQRKGNEGFGEGNFQALFESIERDQIKRGVL, from the coding sequence ATGAATGCGCAGCCCAACCTCGGCATGCAGGTCACCACCTTCGAGAACCCCCTCGGCATCGACGGGTTCGAGTTCGTCGAGTTCGCCGCCCCGCAGGGCCAGGGCGAGCGCCTGCACGATTATTTCCGCCGCCTCGGCTTCAGCGCGGTGCTGCGCCACAAGACGCGCCCGATCACGGTGTACCGCCAGGGCGGGGTCAACTTCCTGGTCAACGAAACCCCCGACAGCTTCGCCTCGGCCTTCGCCGACGCCCACGGCCCTTGCGCCTGCGGCTTCGCGATCCGCTTCCAGAAGCCGGCGCAGCAGGTCTACGACACCGTGCTCGGCAACGGCGGCGAAGCGGTGACCGAGCGCGCCGACACCCGCGCCATCGACGCGCCGGTGGTCAAGGGCATCGGCGACTGCATGCTGTACCTGGTCGACCGCTACGGCGCCAAGGGCGACCCCTATGCCGACTACGAGCCGATCCCGGGCGCCGAGCAGAACCCGGTCGGGTTCGGCCTGACCTTCATCGACCATCTGACCCACAACCTGTACTTCGGCAACATGCAGAAGTGGTCGGACTACTACGAGCGGTTGTTCAACTTCCGCGAGATCCGCTACTTCGACATCAAGGGCGCCAAGACCGGCCTGGTGTCCAAGGCCATGACCGCACCGGACGGCATCGTGCGCATCCCGCTCAACGAATCCAGCGACCCCAAGTCGCAGATCAACGAGTACCTGGACGCGTACAAGGGCGAGGGCATCCAGCACATCGCCTGCTTCACCGACAACATCTACGACACCGTCGAGGCCATGCGCGCCCAGGGCGTCGAGTTCCTCGACACCCCGGACACCTATTTCGAGGTGATCGACCAGCGCGTGCCGAACCACGGCGAGGACGTGCCGCGCCTGGCCAAGAACAAGATCCTGATCGACGCCGACCCGGAAACCCATCAGCGCAAGCTGCTGCAGATCTTCACCCAGAACGCGATCGGCCCGATCTTCTTCGAGATCATCCAGCGCAAGGGCAACGAAGGCTTC